A stretch of Lathyrus oleraceus cultivar Zhongwan6 chromosome 6, CAAS_Psat_ZW6_1.0, whole genome shotgun sequence DNA encodes these proteins:
- the LOC127095131 gene encoding PGR5-like protein 1A, chloroplastic, translating to CHSCLRRRLFQFPPKATSDQQEDAVVDSKILQYCSIDQKEKKSIGELEQEFLQALQAFYYEGKATMSNEEFDNLKEELMWEGSSVVMLSSSEQKFLEASIAYVSGNPILTDKEFDELKLKLKMEGSEIVAEGPRCSLRSKKVYSDLTVDYFKALLLKVPATVLALGLFFFLDDVTGFEINYLIAIPEPFSFILTWFAAVPFILWLAQSITNAIIKDFLILKGPCPNCGTENTSFFGTILSISSGDSTNKVKCENCATVMVYDSTTRMITLAEGS from the exons TGCCACTCTTGCCTTCGCCGCCGCCTATTCCAGTTTCCCCCCAAAGCCACCTCCGATCAACAGGAAGATGCTGTTGTTGACAGTAAAATCTTACAGTATTGTAGCATAGAccaaaaagaaaagaaatcaaTCGGTGAACTTGAACAAGAATTTCTTCAAGCACTTCAa GCATTCTACTATGAGGGAAAGGCTACTATGTCGAATGAAGAATTCGATAATCTCAAAGAAGAACTCATGTGGGAAGGAAGCAGCGTTGTAATGCTAA GTTCTTCTGAGCAGAAATTTCTGGAAGCATCTATTGCTTATGTGTCTGGAAATCCAATCTTGACTGATAAAGAGTTTGATGAATTAAAACTCAAGCTAAAG ATGGAAGGGAGTGAAATTGTGGCCGAAGGTCCTCGGTGCAGTCTCCGTAGTAAAAAG GTTTATAGTGACCTTACTGTTGATTATTTCAAAGCATTGTTACTGAAAGTTCCAGCAACTGTGCTTGCATTAGGATT gttcttctttcttgatgatgtaactgGATTTGAGATCAACTATCTGATAGCG ATTCCAGAGCCTTTCAGTTTCATCTTGACTTGGTTTGCTGCAGTTCCTTTCATTCTGTGGTTAGCACAGTCAATTACAAATGCAATCATTAAAGATTTCTTGATTTTGAAG gGTCCATGTCCTAATTGTGGTACTGAAAACACCTCATTCTTTGGGACTATATTGTCAATTTCAAGTGGTGATTCAACCAACAAAgtcaaatgtgagaa TTGTGCGACTGTGATGGTATATGATTCAACTACAAGAATGATAACATTGGCAGAAGGAAGCTAG
- the LOC127092987 gene encoding uncharacterized protein LOC127092987 translates to MAKAIINFNLEESNLKLLGEKGVIPPLLEMLSGSIESKELSLSALVKLAGVHANKGIVAAYGGVPILLDLMFSLRTRAFISIKCFEILEKLSSSSDGYGFFIDGEGKQLELDNIITNLLALQQLPNSAQYFRKPALRALLGICKFETGLVKKAVLAAHGVPLILPLLDDSDSEIRETAVSLLFLFSQQEPEGVVEYLFRPRRLEALVGFLENDENNNVQVAATGLLANLPKSERKLTMQLIDLGGLDAIINILKNGTMEAKENALSALFRFTDPTDIK, encoded by the coding sequence ATGGCTAAAGCTATAATCAATTTCAATTTGGAAGAATCAAATTTAAAACTCCTTGGCGAGAAAGGAGTTATACCTCCTTTGCTAGAAATGCTATCCGGAAGCATTGAATCGAAAGAATTGTCTTTATCAGCATTGGTCAAACTAGCAGGAGTTCATGCCAATAAGGGAATTGTTGCTGCATATGGAGGTGTCCCCATTCTCCTAGATTTAATGTTCTCCCTTCGGACACGAGCGTTCATTAGCATTAAATGCTTTGAAATCCTTGAGAagctttcttcttcttctgatggATATGGTTTCTTTATTGACGGAGAAGGGAAACAACTCGAGTTAGATAACATAATCACCAATTTGCTAGCTCTGCAGCAGCTTCCTAACTCAGCTCAGTACTTCCGGAAGCCTGCATTGCGCGCTCTTCTCGGCATTTGCAAGTTTGAGACAGGTTTAGTTAAGAAGGCGGTTCTGGCCGCGCACGGTGTACCACTAATTCTTCCCCTTCTTGATGACTCTGACTCAGAAATCAGGGAAACTGCCGTTAGTCTTCTCTTTCTTTTCTCGCAACAAGAACCAGAAGGAGTTGTTGAATACCTCTTCAGGCCCAGAAGACTTGAAGCTTTAGTTGGGTTTCTTGAGAATGACGAAAATAATAATGTACAAGTAGCTGCTACTGGTTTACTAGCTAACCTTCCTAAATCCGAACGAAAACTCACTATGCAATTAATTGACTTAGGTGGCCTTGATGCAATTATAAACATTTTGAAAAACGGTACAATGGAAGCAAAAGAAAATGCTCTCAGTGCACTCTTTAGGTTCACAGATCCCACAGATATCAAGTAA
- the LOC127095130 gene encoding uncharacterized protein LOC127095130 — MQTLIKENSINKDWISIGELTDIIISILENSDSIDVKMKILITLKGAVEGHARNKEKVVESQGWRYIISCLHNDSRVIKEAVDLLYELLQDRSGWNKSFCKKLSEHPSTVNYLVTILNGPVSDSIETAEKILTELFETDEENICCAAKFGWCKALVDRMIQGSKTFFSSSSLLR; from the exons ATGCAGACTCTCATAAAAGAGAATTCGATTAATAAGGATTGGATTTCTATAGGAGAACTTACTGATATTATCATCTCCATCCTTGAGAACTCTGATTCTATAGATGTCAAGATGAAGATCTTGATTACTTTGAAGGGTGCTGTTGAGGGGCATGCAAGAAACAAG GAAAAAGTGGTTGAATCTCAAGGATGGCGATACATTATTTCCTGCTTACACAATGACTCTAGAGTAATAAAGGAAGCAGTTGATTTGCTCTATGAATTGCTTCAAGACCGTTCTGGTTGGAATAAAAGTTTCTGCAAAAAACTTTCTGAGCATCCCAGCACGGTTAATTACCTTGTTACCATTCTAAATGGACCAGTCAGCGATTCAATTGAAACTGCAGAAAAGATTTTGACGGAGCTTTTTGAAACAGACGAGGAAAACATTTGCTGTGCTGCTAAGTTTGGCTGGTGCAAAGCACTTGTTGATCGCATGATTCAAGGTAGCAAGACATTCTTTTCCAGTTCGTCTTTGTTGCGTTGA